One window from the genome of Salvelinus sp. IW2-2015 linkage group LG30, ASM291031v2, whole genome shotgun sequence encodes:
- the LOC111955183 gene encoding ADP-ribosylation factor-like protein 4A, which translates to MGNGLSDQIFPSLPSFQALHIVILGLDCAGKTTVLYRLRFNEFVNTVPTKGFNTEKIKVSLSAGGKSWRKAAFHFWDVGGQEKLRPLWRSYTRCADGIVFVVDSVDIERLEEAKTELHKITRLAENQGVPVLVVANKQDLRNSLPLHEMERSLALGELGNGTPWHLQPACAIIGEGLQEGLEKLHAMINKRKKTQKAQQKKR; encoded by the coding sequence ATGGGGAATGGATTATCAGACCAGATCTTCCCCAGCCTTCCGTCCTTCCAGGCCCTCCATATTGTCATCCTGGGTCTGGACTGCGCTGGGAAGACCACTGTCCTCTACCGCCTTCGCTTCAATGAGTTTGTGAACACGGTCCCCACTAAGGGATTCAACACAGAGAAGATCAAAGTATCCCTGAGCGCAGGTGGAAAGTCCTGGCGGAAAGCGGCGTTCCACTTCTGGGACGTGGGCGGTCAGGAGAAGCTCCGCCCCCTGTGGCGCTCGTACACACGGTGTGCTGACGGCATTGTGTTCGTGGTGGATTCCGTCGACATCGAGCGCCTAGAGGAAGCCAAGACGGAGCTCCATAAGATCACGAGGTTAGCGGAGAATCAAGGGGTGCCGGTTCTAGTGGTGGCCAACAAGCAGGACCTGAGGAACTCTCTGCCGCTTCACGAGATGGAGCGCTCTCTGGCGCTAGGGGAGCTGGGTAATGGAACGCCCTGGCACCTGCAGCCCGCCTGCGCTATCATAGGGGAGGGGCTACAGGAAGGTCTGGAGAAGCTCCACGCCATGATCAACAAACGGAAGAAGACACAGAAAGCTCAACAGAAGAAGAGATGA